The genomic region GCGCAGCGCCGCCACCGCGGCCTCGCGCGGCAGGGCGTACTCCATCTCGACGAAGCGCACCCGGCGCGGACTTGTGAAGACCTTGTAGGGGACGTCGGTGTAGGTGCGGGCGGAGAGCGCGCGGCTGGAGATCTTCGCGACGGCGGGGATCGTCGCGGGGACGGCCCGGCCCAGCGAACAGGCCGCCTGGAAGAGGCCGTTGGAGAGGAGCTCGTCCTCGATCCACCCGGCTACCTTGCCGGGAGGTGCGGCGGGGCCCGCGCTGCGGTTGTTGCGCTTGGTGTTGCAGTTGCCGGTGTGCGGGAACCAGTAGAACTCGAAGTGCTCGTTCTCGGCGACGAGCTGGTCGAAGTCGGCGGTCACCCGGTCGAAGGCCATCGGCTCCTCGCGGGCCGTCAGCAGGAAGACCGGCTCCACCGCGAAGGTGATCGCGGTGACGACCCCCAGCGCGCCCAGGCCGATCCGGGCGGCGGCGAAGACCTCGGGGTTCTCCTGCTCCGAACACTTCAGTACCGTGCCGTCGGCCGTCACCAGCTCCAGCGCGCGGATCTGCGCGGAGATCGACGCCGAATCACGGCCGGTGCCATGCGTGCCGGTACTGGTGGCGCCCGCCACCGTCTGCTCCATGATGTCGCCCATGTTCGTGAGGGAGAGCCCCTCACGGGCGAGTGCCAGATTCAGCCGCTTCAGCGGAGTACCCGACTCGACGGTCACGGTGCCGGCCGTGCGGTCGATCTCCCGGATGCCGGTGAGGAGATCGGGGCGTATCAGTACCCCGTCGGTCGCGGCCGTCGCCGTGAAGGAGTGGCCGGTGCCGACGGCCTTCACCTTCAGGCCCTCGTCCGCCGCCCGCCGGACTGCGCCCGCGAGCTCCTCGGCCGACGCGGGGGTCACCTCCCGCACCGGGCGCGCGGTGACGTTCCCCGCCCAGTTACGCCACGTGCCCGCCGTTCGCGCTGTCACCGATGTCCGTGCCGTACCCGTCATCTGCCCCGCTCCCCTCGTGTAGTGGCGCCGGCACATGGAGCCGGCGATACCCGAGCAACGCCACCACGGCCGCGAGCGCTCCCGCCACGAGCGGCACCAGATACCCCTGGCCGGCCCCGCCCGCGTCGACCGCCCAGCCGGCGGCCGAAGAGCCGAGTGCCACCCCGACCGCGAGCCCGGTACTGGTCCAGGTCATGCCCTCGGTCAGTTTGCTGCGCGGTACGTGCTGCTCGACGAGGGCCATCGTGGTCACCATCGTCGGTGCTACGGCAAGGCCCGCGACAAAGAGCGCCCCGGCCAGAAACGGCAGGTTCCCGGCCAGTTGGAGGGGGATCATACTCAGCGCCATCGCGCACACACCCACCAGCCACCTGCGTGAGGCCGGGCCGCGAGGGTGCAGCAGTCCGAAGACAGCGCCGGCCAGACAGGAGCCGAGGGCGTACACGGCGAGAACGACACTGGCCAGCGCCTTGTGCCCGCGCTCCTCGGCGAAGGCGACCGTCACGACGTCGATCGCCCCGAAGATCGCCCCGGTCGCCACGAAGGTCAGGACCAGCATCTGCAGCCCGCGCGAGGCCAGCGCCGAACCGGCCGGTCCCTGGCCGCGCGGATGCGGCGCCGGTTCGGTCGCGCGCTGCGAGGTCAGCCAGAAGACGCCGACGACCAGGAAGCCCCCGGCCATCAGCGGGCCCGCCTCCGGGAACCAGGCCGTGGACAGCCCGATGGAGAGGATCGGGCCGAAGATGAAGCAGACCTCGTCGACGATCGACTCCCAGGAGTACGCCGCGTGCAGGCTGCGCGGGGTGCCCCGGTAGATCGCCGCCCAGCGGGCCCTGACCATCGAGCCGATGCTCGGTACGCAGCCCGCGCCCGCCGAGAAGAGGAAGAGCGTCCACTCCGGCAGCTCCTGCTGCGCACAGATCAGCAGGCCCGCGACGGCGGCGGCCGAGACCAGGGTGGCGGGGCGCAGCACCCGGCGCTGCCCGTGCCGGTCGACGAGCCGGGAGATCTGCGGACCGATCGCC from Streptomyces sp. NBC_01267 harbors:
- a CDS encoding D-arabinono-1,4-lactone oxidase, with amino-acid sequence MTGTARTSVTARTAGTWRNWAGNVTARPVREVTPASAEELAGAVRRAADEGLKVKAVGTGHSFTATAATDGVLIRPDLLTGIREIDRTAGTVTVESGTPLKRLNLALAREGLSLTNMGDIMEQTVAGATSTGTHGTGRDSASISAQIRALELVTADGTVLKCSEQENPEVFAAARIGLGALGVVTAITFAVEPVFLLTAREEPMAFDRVTADFDQLVAENEHFEFYWFPHTGNCNTKRNNRSAGPAAPPGKVAGWIEDELLSNGLFQAACSLGRAVPATIPAVAKISSRALSARTYTDVPYKVFTSPRRVRFVEMEYALPREAAVAALREVKAMVERSPLRVSFPVEVRTAPADDIALSTASGRESAYIAVHLYRGTPHRAYFTAVERIMTAHGGRPHWGKVHSRDAEYLAGVYPRFGEFTALRDRLDPQRLFANDYLRRVLGD
- a CDS encoding MFS transporter — its product is MTSPYRAIFAAPGTKGFSAAGLFGRMPLSMLGIGVVTMISQLTGRYGLAGALSATLALSAAAIGPQISRLVDRHGQRRVLRPATLVSAAAVAGLLICAQQELPEWTLFLFSAGAGCVPSIGSMVRARWAAIYRGTPRSLHAAYSWESIVDEVCFIFGPILSIGLSTAWFPEAGPLMAGGFLVVGVFWLTSQRATEPAPHPRGQGPAGSALASRGLQMLVLTFVATGAIFGAIDVVTVAFAEERGHKALASVVLAVYALGSCLAGAVFGLLHPRGPASRRWLVGVCAMALSMIPLQLAGNLPFLAGALFVAGLAVAPTMVTTMALVEQHVPRSKLTEGMTWTSTGLAVGVALGSSAAGWAVDAGGAGQGYLVPLVAGALAAVVALLGYRRLHVPAPLHEGSGADDGYGTDIGDSANGGHVA